One Pseudanabaena sp. ABRG5-3 DNA segment encodes these proteins:
- a CDS encoding NACHT domain-containing protein, with amino-acid sequence MAKRSLRASPVGVKKAKQQFALKGWTQEYLANEVGIKTRQPIWRFFAGQAIERYTFFELCTRLDLDWREIALDPPLEYIALNIDGSTDFTELGIDALVQIVRSQRRDKINHQCGILQLLDVNRPIKIEQIYIDVNILEQIASQQWLEISAINSLAPEDIDRYGLGKIVESQIPGMQAVAKYNKLRVLGKPGSGKSTFLKHLAIECNREQFVESQIPIFIKLRDFAESRREQHQIDFLEFIHQEFLTSDISQLSVIKKLLQAGRVLLLIDGMDEVSHEEESMILNEIRRFSEKYHKNQFVATCRTASQKLALQGFTDVEIAPFTQKQITDFSQKWFVAFSKEPNDGVATSLQFMDKLELPENWRFRRMITTPLFLHLACSIFHRQGKFPIKQAEFYKQGMDLLLGKWDEAEGIERDQIYRGFLLPQKLKLLSQIASATFEQGQYFFEQGAVEQYIGDYLESLPEASTDPEEIQQASEGVLRAIESQHGLLAERARGIFSFSYLALQEYFTARKIVANHNLQSLGQSLQGLVDHITDPQWREIFLLTASMLRSADGLVELMKQQIDALVSEDPHLQDFLAWASKKSQSNPLETKSATGRAFYLALTRVPKLAPDLALACTLDQGEFLDAALDDLLRESVLKKSKDFAYVHACGDALSNILGIVVDIGFHKSLQQLSDQLPNNNHTKASFEDWCHNNYATWVKKLQEAIATHRNIGNKWEFSIPQEQALQHYYDANQLLLDCLNSNCEVTTSIREEIEATLLLPQQELEKREWE; translated from the coding sequence ATGGCAAAGCGATCACTACGAGCATCACCAGTTGGGGTAAAAAAGGCTAAGCAACAATTTGCTCTTAAAGGTTGGACACAGGAATATTTAGCTAATGAAGTCGGAATCAAGACCAGACAACCGATTTGGCGTTTTTTTGCTGGACAGGCGATCGAGCGTTATACATTCTTTGAACTTTGTACAAGGTTAGATTTGGATTGGCGAGAGATTGCCCTTGATCCTCCCCTCGAATACATTGCTCTTAATATTGATGGAAGTACTGATTTCACCGAACTCGGAATAGATGCTCTTGTCCAAATAGTGCGATCGCAACGGCGCGATAAAATCAATCACCAATGTGGCATCTTGCAGTTATTAGATGTTAATCGCCCCATTAAAATTGAACAGATTTACATTGATGTCAACATCTTAGAACAGATTGCCAGTCAGCAATGGCTCGAAATCTCGGCGATCAATAGTCTTGCTCCCGAAGATATAGATCGCTATGGACTGGGCAAAATTGTCGAAAGTCAAATTCCGGGAATGCAGGCTGTCGCTAAGTATAACAAGCTCAGAGTCTTGGGAAAACCGGGTTCTGGCAAATCGACATTTCTCAAGCATCTTGCCATTGAATGTAATCGCGAGCAGTTTGTTGAAAGTCAAATTCCTATCTTTATTAAACTTCGAGATTTTGCGGAAAGCCGTAGAGAACAACATCAAATTGATTTCTTAGAATTTATCCATCAGGAATTTCTCACTTCAGACATTTCACAACTATCCGTGATCAAAAAACTGCTGCAAGCGGGAAGAGTTCTACTTTTGATCGATGGAATGGATGAAGTTTCCCATGAAGAAGAGAGTATGATCCTCAATGAAATTCGGCGATTTTCTGAGAAGTATCACAAGAATCAATTTGTTGCTACCTGTCGCACTGCTTCCCAAAAGCTAGCTCTGCAAGGCTTTACGGACGTAGAAATTGCCCCCTTTACCCAAAAGCAAATCACTGATTTTTCACAAAAATGGTTTGTTGCTTTTAGCAAAGAGCCTAATGATGGAGTCGCCACTTCACTCCAATTTATGGATAAGTTGGAATTGCCTGAAAATTGGCGATTTCGACGCATGATTACCACACCACTATTTCTGCATCTTGCCTGTTCCATATTTCATCGTCAAGGCAAATTTCCCATTAAGCAAGCCGAATTTTATAAACAAGGTATGGATTTGCTCCTCGGTAAATGGGATGAAGCAGAGGGAATTGAACGAGATCAAATCTATCGTGGATTTTTGTTGCCACAAAAACTCAAGTTATTGAGTCAAATTGCCTCCGCCACCTTTGAGCAAGGTCAGTATTTCTTTGAGCAAGGTGCAGTTGAGCAATATATCGGCGACTATCTAGAAAGTCTTCCCGAGGCAAGCACTGATCCAGAGGAAATCCAACAGGCAAGTGAAGGTGTATTGAGAGCGATCGAGTCCCAGCATGGACTATTAGCAGAGAGGGCGCGAGGGATCTTCTCATTCTCGTATCTCGCATTACAGGAATATTTCACAGCTCGTAAGATCGTCGCCAATCACAATCTCCAATCCCTAGGACAGTCTCTACAGGGACTAGTAGACCATATTACCGATCCCCAATGGCGAGAAATCTTTTTGCTAACAGCGAGTATGCTCCGCAGTGCCGATGGTTTAGTGGAGTTAATGAAGCAACAAATTGATGCTCTTGTTTCTGAAGACCCGCATCTGCAAGATTTTTTAGCTTGGGCTAGCAAAAAATCTCAATCTAATCCCTTAGAAACCAAATCTGCGACGGGGCGAGCCTTTTATCTAGCGCTAACCCGTGTGCCTAAACTTGCCCCCGACCTTGCGCTAGCCTGCACTTTAGATCAGGGTGAGTTTTTAGATGCGGCTCTTGATGATCTATTACGCGAATCTGTCCTCAAAAAAAGCAAAGACTTTGCCTATGTCCATGCCTGCGGTGATGCTCTGAGCAATATTTTAGGGATTGTCGTTGATATTGGCTTTCATAAATCGCTACAGCAACTGAGCGATCAACTCCCCAATAATAATCACACCAAGGCAAGCTTTGAAGACTGGTGTCACAACAATTATGCAACTTGGGTAAAAAAGCTACAGGAGGCGATCGCGACCCATCGCAACATCGGTAACAAATGGGAATTTAGTATTCCTCAAGAACAGGCTTTGCAACATTATTACGATGCTAATCAACTACTACTTGATTGTCTCAATAGCAATTGCGAAGTTACTACCAGTATTCGCGAAGAAATAGAAGCAACTTTATTGTTACCCCAACAAGAACTCGAAAAGCGCGAATGGGAATAA